A single region of the Drosophila takahashii strain IR98-3 E-12201 chromosome 2R, DtakHiC1v2, whole genome shotgun sequence genome encodes:
- the VGAT gene encoding vesicular inhibitory amino acid transporter, with product MSFIAKLKATPLPPLRNILNVAVQTARQQIPERKDYEQPPGSTAQQGHQQGHQHNQHKSGMEPGMDGGDQTTEMSSNPFRNAGGWTNEEGGGEGEYQSTSFNEYDGRYQQTDGFRQGSIASEGSSFVCEGEGGGGCKIDEFQAAWNVTNAIQGMFIVSLPFAVLHGGYWAIVAMVGIAHICCYTGKVLVQCLYEPDPATGQMVRVRDSYVAIAKVCFGPKLGARAVSIAQLIELLMTCILYVVVCGDLLAGTYPQGSFDSRSWMLFVGIFLLPMGFLKSLKMVSTLSFWCTMSHIVINAVILGYCLLQIGDWGWSKVRFSIDMENFPISLGVIVFSYTSQIFLPTLEGNMIDRSKFNWMLDWSHIAAAVFKAGFGYICFLTFQNDTQQVITNNLHSQGFKGMVNFFLVIKALLSYPLPYYAACELLERNFFRGPPKTKFPTIWNLDGELKVWGLGFRVGVIVSTILMAIFIPHFSILMGFIGSFTGTMLSFIWPCYFHIKIKGHLLDQKEIAKDYLIIALGVLFGVIGIYDSGNALINAFEIGLPF from the exons ATGTCATTCATAGCCAAATTGAAAGCCACGCCATTGCCGCCCCTGAGAAACATACTCAATGTGGCCGTGCAAACGGCCCGACAGCAAATTCCAGAGCGCAAGGACTACGAGCAACCGCCGGGTAGCACCGCACAACAGGGTCACCAACAGGGTCACCAGCACAACCAGCACAAGTCTGGCATGGAGCCTGGCATGGATGGCGGCGATCAGACCACCGAGATGAGCTCGAATCCCTTCCGGAATGCCGGAGGCTGGACGAACGAGGAGGGCGGAGGCGAAGGCGAGTACCAGAGCACATCCTTCAATGAGTACGACGGCAGGTATCAGCAAACGGATGGCTTTAG GCAAGGCAGCATCGCCTCGGAGGGAAGCTCCTTCGTTTGCGAGGGAGAAGGTGGCGGCGGCTGCAAAATCGACGAGTTCCAGGCGGCCTGGAACGTGACAAATGCCATCCAGGGCATGTTCATCGTATCGCTGCCCTTCGCCGTCCTCCATGGCGGCTATTGGGCCATCGTGGCCATGGTGGGCATAGCGCACATCTGCTGCTACACGGGCAAGGTGCTGGTGCAGTGTCTATATGAACCGGATCCGGCAACGGGACAAATGGTGAGAGTACGTGACAGCTATGTGGCCATCGCGAAGGTTTGCTTCGGACCCAAATTGGGCGCCCGGGCTGTTAGCATTGCCCAGCTGATTGAGCTTCTGATGACCTGCATCCTTTATGTGGTCGTGTGCGGTGATCTATTGGCCGGCACATATCCACAGGGCTCGTTTGACTCGCGATCCTGGATGCTTTTCGTGGGCATCTTCCTGCTGCCCATGGGCTTCCTGAAGTCACTGAAAATGGTCTCCACCCTCTCCTTCTGGTGCACAATGTCGCACATCGTGATAAACGCCGTCATCCTGGGCTATTGCCTACTGCAGATCGGCGATTGGGGCTGGTCCAAGGTCCGCTTCAGCATCGACATGGAGAACTTTCCCATCTCACTGGGTGTGATTGTCTTCTCGTACACCTCGCAGATCTTTCTGCCCACTCTCGAGGGCAACATGATCGACCGCTCCAAGTTTAATTGGATGCTGGACTGGTCCCATATCGCGGCTGCAGTGTTTAAGGCCGGATTCGGGTACATCTGCTTTCTGACCTTCCAGAACGACACGCAGCAGGTGATCACCAACAATCTGCACTCGCAGGGCTTCAAGGGCATGGTGAACTTCTTCCTGGTCATCAAGGCCCTCCTTAGCTACCCGTTGCCATACTACGCTGCCTGTGAGTTGCTCGAGCGCAACTTCTTTCGAGGTCCGCCAAAGACCAAATTTCCAACCATCTGGAATCTGGACGGGGAACTGAAGGTCTGGGGCCTGGGCTTCCGCGTCGGCGTTATTGTGTCCACTATTCTGATGGCCATCTTCATTCCCCACTTCTCCATTCTGATGGGTTTCATTGGCAGCTTCACTGGCACTATGCTTAGCTTTATCTGGCCTTGTTATTTCCACATCAAAATCAAGGGACACCTGCTAGATCAGAAGGAAATAGCCAAAGACTACCTCATCATTGCCCTCGGCGTGCTCTTTGGCGTTATTGGTATCTACGATTCGGGCAATGCCCTGATAAATGCATTTGAAATCGGTCttccattttaa